In Vicia villosa cultivar HV-30 ecotype Madison, WI linkage group LG7, Vvil1.0, whole genome shotgun sequence, the DNA window gttagaagctattaaaggcaatgtcagtagtcacaacaaaagcaaggctcgaggtagttgacaaaacagtgaaacattaaatgcaatgctgtacggaatatgcaaagcattaaatgctcccaacggtcatcttctcaaacgcctatataaatgaagttctgatgagaagcaaggttaccaattcttaacaatttatgtgaatattaacttgctgaaacgttgttcaactcaaagctcagaaacttcatcttcaacctcactacattactgttgtaatactttagtgagtctaagcttaaatctgtaagagaaatatcacagtttgtgattatcgcttttaagaagcaattgtaatactcttagaatttgtttacattaatttgtaaaggactagagtgatcgggttgtgatcagtatactctagagaagtcttaaaaggtctctaagcagttgttcctagagtgatcaagttgtgatcagaagactctagaagacttagaagttgtctaagtggaaaaccattgtaatctcgtgtgattagtggattaaatcctcagttgaggtaaatcaccttgtatagggtggactggagtagtttagttaacaacgaaccaggataaaaatacttgtgcaaattatttttatcttacgagttttgaaactaaacttattcaacccccccccccctttctaagtgtttttctatccttcaaaccaCCCGCAGTAGCATCTAGCAAGAGTTTGGGTTGAGGTAGAAGATCATTGTGGAAGATGTGTATTTGAGTGATATCATTGAAACCATAACTTGGACACTTCCTAAGCATTGATTTATACCTCTTTCATGCTTTATTAAGAGCCTCGTTCCCACCTTGTTAAAATACCGATATCGTAGTTTTAGCTTCCATTAACCTGGATTGTGGAAAAAACTCTCAAGAAACTTCTCCTCTAGAGCATTTTAATCTTTCATTATTTGAGTGGGTTGGTTAAGGTACCAATCTTTAGCCTTCCCaatcaaagaatgaggaaatagtcTTTTGAGCACTTGCTCTTCCTTCGCTTAGGGAGCTCCAATTGCGCTAACAATTTCATAAAACTTTGTGAGATgagtgtacgggtcttcatgatCAAGACTGTGTCATACCCAAATTTTTACCCCTGTAAGATTTCACATCATATATCATCTCACATACATATATACATCATCAACTCAAGGCAGATACCCAGAGTAGTTGCTTGCTCACCAAgtcttcaaattagggtttcataccTCAAAGAAATCCAGATAAAGGATAAATCAATGACTAAAATGATCCTCAATGTATCACATAGATCAAGATGTCCCATTTATCCATATATAATCTCAAGTTTCAAGGCATCAAGCCTCAAGATCATCAGGggcaccaaattagggttttagattcATCAAGGTCTATAGTTAAGATTTTCATCTGGAAAGGATCTCAAGCTTCAAAACATGATGTAAAGAGCTCAAGCATTCTAATATGCTCATATGATTTCCCTCATCAATATCTAAGCCCAGGTGTACTTCAACTCAAGATTCAACAActttcaatttcatctggtccccaattagggtttttgacctaattcatctagaAGGTTGACTTTTAGTCAAAGTATATTTCCATGACTCAAATCATGGTTCAAAGATCTCCAATAGCTCATCATAATCcactcacatcattcatttggttGGAAGAGTCTGGTTCAATTGTTACTTATAAGATTAcaactcatttggaaaaaagtcaactgttcaagatcacctttgacatTTGAGGaaattggtcaaccatggacttctaAGGAttaaaatcatgaatatatgGTTATTAGAGCCATTTGATCAACAGAAATCAAGAAACTTAATCAGGGATCAAAAGTAAACattttagggttttgactttATAATGAAGAATTACATATTTTTCATTCAAACTTTGAAAGGTCATAACTTCTTCATCCCTTGGCCAATTTTTTTgctccaaagctcattttgaagagaaaatcaagaTGAAAATATTCTCAAAAAGTGAATGGTTTTTAAGTTATGAGCTCATGAAAATTCTTCCAAATACTTAGAATCTCGCTAAGTGCAAATAATTCATGTATTGGGCCAAATTAATACACAACTTTTCTCTAACTTTAAACGGTAGCCCAGCAAGTGAATGCTGGTGGTTATTCTTTTAGATTAGTTAGTCGCAAGGACGAAtaccaagatttaaaaaaaaattgatggaGTAATAATCACCTTTGTTCATCAGTGGCAACTAAAGAATCATTCAAATATGCTGTGCTAGATTTTTTCCAAACACAAGTTATACtagttaataattataatttgtaatatttataaAACTTGAGCTCTTCTAATTTTCTCCTATGCATATACATGTAATGTTAGATGTTTTTAAAATGATATGGTTTGTTAAAAAATCTTCTAGTTGAATGGTTCACTTCTTTTAAAGGCAGAGAAGAATGATACATTAATATAGTAATCCCTTGCATAAGATGAAAAAACACATACATGTATGTAATGACAAGGCTTGCAAATTTCTATACAATTTAAATGAAAAGTGAAAGTCCCAAAATCATGTGTCTGCTAGTTTGACAACTTGAATAATATATGGAACCTTAAACCAATTTCTTGTAGAATTGTGAagcttttaaatttattttgaaattgcaACACTATTGTTTGAACACCTCATAATAACTCACACAATTAATATACTTTGCAACTATAATTTATATGAGATGCTATAAAAAAATTTCtgaatatatattatttagattTTTTCAAAATCACATATAAACACTGAAAACAAATTTTCTATAAGTAAAGAAAACAATTTCATAActacatagttttttttttatcattaacaTGAAGTAGAAAAATACTTAAATTAACTCCtgacaaacacacacacacatacaaatTTTACCATAATATATGATTTAACTCCCTTAAGTTGATCATCTAAGAAACAAAATTTTATAACAATGTCCATACATCATAATCAAACTGGGAATAAAAAACGTATAAGCATATTCTAAATGTAATACATATAAAAATTGAACTACCACAAGTTTTCAAGTGTGATAAACGACCAggtaaatcaaaaataaaaatttaccaTAGCAAATGACTAAAAGAACTCTTAATTTAAGCGACCTATGGAGATAAATGAGTTACTATGTTTCATGACCTAAGAAGGTCTAAGATACACATCATTGTTATGAACCAAAGAGTAATTATAAAGGAAATAATATCAACATATTTTAACATGAAACTTCATGAAACTTTATCTATAACATCTTTCATTAATTCAGAGTTATGTAACATACATTCACTACTTGTATTCTTTCCCTTTCACACATGTGGTTCAAGCATCAACTAAACATGGTTAATAAAGATAAAGATCATGCAATAAAAGTAAATTTTTGTGTGGAAGTTTGTTAAATGAAAATGTCCTATTTGTGATATTGAATTTTTGTTGTCCATACTCGCACTTCCACCTCTAAGAATGACATATGATTGAGGGAATTGGTCTTATAATATTACTATCCTGCAACAACATGCAACAAAATGCCAGTGAAAACCTTAAATAAACTTCATACTATATACTTTTATCACTATAATAATTGGTGGTTTACTTAGCCATTTTGGAGGTTTGATAAAAAGTTTATGCTTGATGAGACAATAATAGATAAATTATGAATTGAATTTTGAGTGACAAAAATGAAACAACAAAAAGGATGAAACAATGACTAAAATTAAATCTTCAtgaaatcaaatgaaaattaaGTAATTGTTTGTGGTAATATTAAATTTTAGAGCAATCACAAAATAATGAGATGGAACAATGACCATAGCCAATTACAAGGACACATTGACACTTATAATAGTTAAATCAGCCAATGACACAATCTATAATGCAATCACAATGTCAATTAACACGATACTAATACACCAGAGTTATTaatactttttgaaaataaacaaATCATATGTAATCACATGTGTTAGTGTCAATCGATGTCTACATAACACATATAGACACTGTACATGCCTTCCATCATAGTGTTGTTAGTGTTGGTGTTAGAAAGCACACAACACCTCCACCAACCATGTGCTCCACTACACTTTCTATCAATTATCCTTTTATTGTCGTGTCAGACACTAAAGTTAAAACTACAGTCCGTcatgttttttaatttaatcaaaattaaacCTTAAAGTCATCCACAATCCATCCATTACAACTCAATATTAAGAGCTACCATCAAGATATATAAACATTCAACAATCTTGTATCAATAATTTGTTCTTTGATCACAACTTAATAATAATGCTACTTATAATTCTTCAAATATTTAATCATGGTGCGATGCTACAACATCTGAAATCGCTTAACCTTCtaaattttgtaaaattttataataaaagatACTTAGATCTGCCTGATTCTTATTACGTTTAAAAAGTACCACTCTTATTTAATCGCTAAAAACTAATACTAACTATCAGATAACAAACTAAATTAAAAAGAGCATATACATTTTATTtctaaataaaatacatattagtTAATTTAACAACAAAGAATCAAATTATTTACGTTAAATACTATAAAAACACTACAAATTAAAGAgtctttttaaagaaaaaataaaataaaatttatataaattaaaaatatataaccaTGAAAAAAATTAGATACAATTTCTTAGGTATGATtgatattatttttcaataaaaatatgacaagtgtatattaaatattatttaaaaagtgaaaatagaaaaaaattatatatatatatatatatatatatatatatatatatatatatatatatatatatatatatatatatatatatatatatatatatatatatatatatatatatatatatagggcatatcatatgagaatatgagaatgaatccgaaCTATTGGATTTTataataaatggtggagattatgagtgaatctttttttctctctcctacttcatttatttcaagatataAGAGAGAGAacaaaaagattcactcataatctccaccatttattttaaaatctaatggttcagattcattctcacattctcatataaatatgtcattctcatatgatatgttatatatgtttatatatatatatatatatatatatatatatatatatatatatatatatatatttatatatatatatttatatatatatatatatatatatatatatatatatatatatatatatatatatatatatatatatatatatatatatataaaagaagaaGTTATATTCTCTCATATTTTCattgataaataatataaacCACACTTAAGAGTTATATCTAAGTTTTCTTTTAAccgtttaatatatctatttaattaaataaacaaatttaacCCAACATTTAATAAATCAATCCGAAATAATTTACTAACAACTCAATTTATTTACATCTAGTTTCCAACAGCAACAACTATTAAAGCCTAGATTGCCTTAAAAAAGACTAGATTATGTCAAAAAAAGATAACTATTCACAATGAGATCTCACCTTAGAGTAAACCCTAAATCCGTAAAGCCAGCCCCTAATTTGTATCAAGCAAGCCACATAATTTTTCTTGTGGGCCACGCCACTAATTACTTTTCCATCATACATACAATCCCCAAATTACCATTAGCAAAGAACATTGTTTAACCCTAGTTAgtatttaattaacaaaaaattaaaCATTAAAAGTAAAACTTACTTCAAAATATATTTCGCTCTACACTTCACCTCCAATCCAAAATTTCTTCATCTCCAAGAATATAAGATTCATAACATAACATAGAACCgtatcaaatcaaataaaataaaatataaaatattttttattaaatgataaataaataaaaataaaaataaaaaatataatcgaATATTTTTGAACAATAACTAACACTTATCAATTAAACTATCCTACATATTTTACATAAAATTTAttatctaaaataaaatatttttatttaaaaagaaaatatctctataatttttttgataaaaaagatAACATCAATTTCATTAAATTTAACTTCATTTATCttatcatatttaaaaaaaaactctatttattttgttgtaaaaataaataaaaaataaaaaaaaatttaatttacgGTGTTTTGTGTTATTATATATCTTGGCACAAATATATAAACACGCATATAAATCGCATTGTGAACTCTCTCTTCTCTTCACCCTTCGCACAAATTTgcattctttctcttcttctgccTCAGCGTGCAAAACAATAGCTTCTTCCATCTCTCGTTTTTCTGAGTTTCTCACTAACATACTTCGCTGCTAAACTTCATTGCGTCTCAGATTGTTCATTCTTGTGAGTTACTCGAAGCTtcaatttcttttttcaattattttatttctttcagTTTCttattttttgaagaaaataaaacttGTTACATAGGGTTCTGAAGTGTTTATGCACTTCACAATCAATGTTTTTCGTTCAAATCGTTTCTCAAGGGTTGTGGATTGTTATTACGTTTGCTTTACATTGAAGAAAAAGCtgatttttggtttttgattattttggattttttggattctattttttttctttcaggaTTTGGCTTTTTTGGTTGATCTGTGTTGCAATCTGCGGTTGGAATTGTTGCTGGTGTTGGATGTCTTTGTGAATTTCATTCGGTTAGATCTgttttgttttctgtttgttgCTTTTTTGTTCTATTGTTGTAACTTGGGTTTTCTAGGAttttgagtttgaaatttgaatgCATGATTTAGCGTGTGttgttttgttctttgtttttgaTAGAGATGAAGAGGTCCAAAGATGATGTTTACATGAGTTCACAACTCAAACGCCCCATGCTGTCTTCTAGAGGAGAACCGTGAGttctatttttgattttttttgtctttAGTTTCTTGTTTTGTAGATTGTTTTTTGTATGGTTTTTTAGCCTTGGTGAAATAGAGTTTTTACACTATGGTAGCTGTTGTTTTGTATTTCTTATTTGTTCAAaggtttggattttttttttttttttttgatgtttgaCTTGGTGAGATAAGATCAGATGTTTCTTTGTTGGGTGGTTTAGTTTATCTGTAATTTATGTTTCTAGAATTAATTTCATTTCTAAGTTGTTTTATGTGGTTTACAAGTAAATTTGTTTAGAGTTTACTACGCTTGTTTTATGTATGTTTGTATACCTTTACTATATTGAGAAAACGTTCTTGAAGTACATTTTTTTAGTTTGTCCAATGTACTTGAtagtttttgaaattttgtgaAATGTAGCTCGGGGCAACCCCAGGTGATGAGTGGTGGTCAGAAGTTAACGACAAATGATGCCTTGTCATATCTAAAGGCAGTAAGAGAAATGTTTCAGGATGATAAAGAGAAGTACGATGAGTTTTTGGAAGTCATGAAGGATTTCAAGGCCCAAAGGTTTGTTCATGTTGTACTTCATTCTAGTTATTTTCCCTCCTTCTTGGGAGTGTGGATTTTCATTTTCTTATTAGGAATTGATTGGTTCATGTTTGTTGTTTTGGTTAGAATTGATACAGCTGGTGTCATAGAAAGAGTGAAGGAGCTTTTTAAAGGACATAAGGATTTAATTTTGGGATTTAACACCTTCTTGCCAAAGGGATATGCAATCACACTTCCATTGGAAGATGAACAACCTCCGCAGAAGAAGCCTGTTGAATTTGAAGAAGCTATAAATTTTGTGGGCAAGATTAAGGTACAATTGAGTTTGATGCATTTTTGTCTTCCAAGTtccaacacacacacacatacacacacactcAAAGGTTTGCTCCAGGTCTGAAGATGTTGGCAGTGAAATTGCCTCAAAAATCTAGTCTTCTTATGCATTAAAACAAGATCAACTCAGCGTGGGCTATTTAACTTTTGATTCTGATTGTGTTTTTTTATATGCAGACTCGTTTTCAAGGCAATGACCGTGTTTACAAGACTTTTTTAGACATACTAAATATGTACAGAAAGGAAACCAAGTCTATCACAGTGGTTTACCAAGAGGTCTGTTCTATCGTTGCCTATTTTATCATGTTCAATTTATGTTTTTAAAACTTTGGTTTACCCATTTCCCCCCTTTGATTTTTTATACAAACATTTTAATTATGTATTGCAATTCTCCAGGTTTCCGCCCTCTTCCAAGACCATGCAGATCTTCTTGAGGAGTTTactcatttccttcctgataccTCTGGAGCAGCCTCTGCTCATTTTGCTTCTGCCCGGAATTCTCTTCGTGATAGGAGCTCTGCAATGGCAACAGCAAGGCAAATGCATGTTGACAAGGTATATTTCTCTCTACTAGTTTTTATAACCCTGTTATTTTATAGTTGACCATTAAGCTAAACTAATATATTGCTTTTCTCAATGCCAGAGAGAAAAGACAACAGCTTTGCATGCTGATCGTGATCTCAGTGTTGATCATCCTGATCCAGAACTGGACCGAGGTGTGATGAGGGCTGATAAGGAGCAGAGAAGACGCGAGAGAGAAAAGGACCGTAGAGAAGAGAGAGATAGGAGAGAACGGGATAGGGATGATAGAGATTATGATAATGACGGTAATCGCGAGCGCTTATCCCACAAGCGAAAATCTGGTCATAGAGCTATAGACCCTAGTACTGAACTATTGCATGATGCAGATGAAAAGCTTGAGATGCGCCCTAACTCGTCCGCTTGTGAGGATAAAAGTTCTTTGAAAAGTATGTCAGTAACTTTAATATTATTCAAGTTACGGTGCACAGTATTATAACTGCAGAAACATACTTCAATCTTATATCATGTTCACCTATAAGGAAATGAATGGAACATATTAATGTAGATAACCAATAATAACTCTTGAAAAAGCTATTTCTAATGCAAAAATTTATATTCACTTTTTCCAGTTAGGCCGTATAAACTACAAAGTTTTTTTCTccatgttttatttattaaaagaaaaaccaTTTTCCAATTTGTTTTGTTATTGTAACATTTGTTGGATAGtaaatttaactttttatttcCTATATGATTCATTTTTTAACCTCAAAAATTTGTCATCTCAGGTATGTGTAGTCCAGTGCTTGCTTTCCTTGAAAAAGTCAAGGAGAAGTTAAGAGGTCCTGAGGATTACCAGGAATTTTTGAAGTGCCTACATATCTACAGCAGGGAAATAATTACCCGACAAGAACTACTGGCATTGGTATGGTTTATACATTCAAATTTTTAGAAGCTACATTTCTGGATATAACGAGTACTCTTTAATTTAGTTTGGTTTACGCTGCGCATTAACctttgataaaatatttttatggtgAAATACGGAAATGAAGAATTTATTATGGGCATATCGAGAAAATTCCTGCAGACAGCTGCCATTTTTTTGGGCACTTTAGGATACAGTGAGAGGAGCCAATTGCAACGGTTATATTAGGATAAATGGTCAAAAGATTAAGCAATGGATTTTGTTATTTCTTAGTGAAAGTGGTGTAGAAAATGTTGAATGATATTGAGATATAAGTAATTTTTTCGTTGAACATAACTAAGGTTCACTCTATTCAGTTTAGGATCAGATTGATCTGATGTTAACTTTCATTCATTTAACATTGTGAAATTTGTTCTGTTGAAGCAAGTAATCACTGATATCATGTTGGCTTATTCTCTTAGGTAGGTGATTTACTGGGAAAATATGCTGATATTATGGAGGGATTTGATGAGTTTGTGACACAATGTGAACAAAATGGTAATGTTCAAGCTATTTTTTTCCTTTCTACTAAATCtagttttcctttccttttcttatcATTTCTAATCAAGTGCTTTCATGTAGAAGGATTCCTTGCTGGTGTCATGAATAAAAGTAAGTTATAtggttttctcttttctcttatcTTTAATAGATGCACCCCCttccctctattttttttttctagcATTGGCTCACATGAACATTGGCAGCTTTATTTTCTGGTCCAATAAATCTGACGTTATTTGTTCATCAGAATCCTTGTGGAATGAAGGACATGGACAGAAACCAATGAAGGTAGAGGACAAGGACAGAGATCGTGACAGGGATGATGGGGTGAAAGAAAGGGATCGTGAACTTCGAGAAAGAGACAGATCCACTGGAATTGCCAACAAGGATGTTTCTATTCCTAAGGTGTCTTTAAGCAAGGACAAGTATGTAGGAAAACCTATAAATGAATTGGACCTTTCTAACTGTGAACAATGCACTCCTAGTTACCGTCTTCTACCAAAAAATGTATTGGCTCTTtgcttttctcttcatttttagcCTGTCCCTATGAAATCTGAGATTTCGTTgctgattgtgttatatatgtatAATATCTTTGTTTACACAGTACCCAATACCGATAGCTAGCCAGAAAACTGAACTAGGTGAAGAAGTATTGAATGATCACTGGGTTTCTGTTACGTCTGGAAGTGAGGATTATTCCTTTAAACACATGCGCAAAAATCAGTATGAAGAGAGTTTGTTTAGATGTGAAGACGACAGGTTATTGCTTACCGTTGATTTTAATTTACTCTTAAAAATACttatttgtttgatttatttagtATCGGTTGGTTGTAGTCATAGTTGCTATGTATTTGGTTAGTTTTGACATCATATGGTTGATTTGAGAGGTGTTATTTCCGTAAGATTTTTATCATTACTACTTTTctgatattattttattctatGCTTGCAGGTTTGAACTTGATATGTTGCTTGAGTCTGTTAATGTGACAAATAAGAGAGTTGAAGAGATCTTAGAGAAAGTTAATGCTAACATAATTCCAGGAGACATCCCAATTCGTATTGAGGAGCACTTAACAGGTTATGTGCTTTTCAATTGATCAATGAAATTTGTCTACATATAAATGTAATATGATGTAATTTCCcaatattttgtattttgtattCTGATACGATCTTCTTGGCTTGTTATTTTAGCCCTAAATCTTAGGTGCATCGAACGATTATATGGTGACCATGGGCTTGATGTGATGGATGTATTGAAAAAGAATGCATCTCTTGCTTTACCAGTGATATTAACCCGCTTGAAGCAGAAACAGGAGGAGTGGGCAAGATGCCGCGCAGATTTCAATAAAGTTTGGGCTGAAATATATTCGAAAAATTATCACAAATCACTTGATCACCGAAGCTTTTACTTTAAGCAGCAGGATGCAAAAAGCTTGAGCACTAAAGGTGAAGTATTAATTTAGTCCATTAACACGAAATTCTTGATTCTTTtttacaatttaaataaatttgagtttTTTCTACTGCCACCAAAAGTTTACTTACGCCACATTGAACTTGGTGAAGCTAGAGGAGAAGATGACTTCGATATAATGTCGAGGAATGTGAATCTGGTGTGGTGGATTGGGGGTGGTTGGAACACAGTGTCTCCACTGCACAAGTTACCAATGATCCATTATGAGGGAAAATTGTTGAATGAGTGTGTACCTGTTATCTTAGCTTTTAACTTCTTTATGTAGTAGTTTGCTCTAGTCGTGTTTGGCGGGAGATTCAGTTAAGCATGTAACTGATTGCGATATGGCAGTGTGGATTGTGGCTCGAAGTGTGGGATTCAGCTATATTCAGCCCACTTGTTATTCATGAAATTCCTTGGGTTTGCTTTGCTGAAGGATGAACTTCCAGTTCTTCATTTGGGCTGTTGGACCGCATTCCAATGTTGTCAAGATTGAGATTTTGCCTAGGATTGAGTGGGAGTAGCAAGATAGCAAAACGCAAGACTGTAACAAGTATTGTAAAGTCCTACCAAAACAATTACTTAAGGCCTAAAGGGCATTGCAAGATTATAAAACTTAGGATTGTAAGATCTcaccaaaataaaaaattacacaTGCATTAGCATATCTAAATTGAATGAAATAAGAcaaataagttaaaaaaatttaaaattcattgactaaattaagaaaatattcaaTACCTAATATTAatttaacataattaataaatgTTAAAATTAGCTAGGGAATAAAGGAtacttaattgattaaatatggcTAGTGATGAACTTAGCCCAAaccaatataattaattaaaattttctgTGGTATTGTCCAATTTAGACCATGTCTAAATATTGACGATTTTGTCTATTGTTAAAAGGCGATTTGATGGGAACGTCAGTGTTTATAAATTACCTTTAGTCTTGACTCCAAAGCAATGTGTGACTTTTTATTGTACCAAAGTAGTAGTCCTCATTCAAGGCTAAATGGTCTTCAACCCTTGTGCTTGGCTAGGGCCATTGTCGCTACAACTTGTTAGAGCCAAAGAAAAACAACCCATGAATCCTGAAGAAAAGTAGAGGAATAAGAATATAGTGTGGTGGAGCAAGGGTGTTTGAAACCTAGGGAGATACAACATTCAAGTTAGCAATGATCCGATGCGAGGGAAAATCATCGTTTGGTTAATTTGTGTTTCAATGTTGTTAAATAACGGTGCTATAAGCACCATTATATAGTAGAATTTGAACAAATTGCCATTGCTCTTCAATATGCCATATAGTACAAAATATTGTCAAATAACAGCTATGGCATAACATTGTTAAGTAACATAATTTGAACAAACCGCACAAACCGCAATGTTCTGCAGTCCGCGATTGATAATATAGTTGTGCTAGGCAGGAGAGTCagttaatcaagtcaattgaTTTGCACATATTGTGGCGAGGATTGCAGTGTGAAGTGGGGGATTCGATTATATTTAACACATGCCTTATTCTTGAAATGCCTTGGGCTTGATTTGTTGAAGGGTACCTTGGACCAGAACATTAACAATGCCAAATATCATCTTTATTCCAGTGTTTGTTGTTTTTTCCTTCCAATTTAGTTCCTTTTTCTCAAGTATGTTCACCCTTCCCTGGGTTTTCTCCTTTGAAAAGAATTTATATGGACACAATTTATACAATGGAATGTATCTTCGATTATATTGATTTTAAACACTTGATTTCTAGAGCCATTATGCACTTACATTGCAAAATAAGTGTTATGTTATTATTTGAGCATAATGGAACTTGGACTTGCATAGATGTGGTGATCACGGTGtaaacttttttttattcttctgaCTCCTAATGCCTTTCTTTTACTGTGGATTACAGCCTTATTGGGAGAGATCAAAGAAATTAGCGAGAAGAAACGAAAAGAAGATGATGTTCTTCTTGCCATTGCTGCTGGAAATAGACGGCCTATTCTTCCTAACTTGGAATTTGAGTATGCTGATCCAGAGATTCACGAAGATTTGTATCAACTTATAAAATATTCATGTGGAGAAGTTTGTACAACGGAACAATTGGATAAAGTCATGAAGATTTGGACAACATTTTTAGAACCTATACTTGGTGTGCCTTCTCGACTGCGCGTTCCTGAAGACACAGAAGATGCTGTCAAGGCTAAGAATGATTCTGCCAAAACTGGCACAACAAGTATTGGCAAGTGTCATAGTAGTCCTGGTGTTGGTCCTACCATGATGAATCCTAAGAATTTAACCACTAGTAGAAATGGGGATGCTAGTGTTCCATTTGAACAATTAAATTCCTGCAAAGAATGGCAAGCAAATGGAGTTGGTG includes these proteins:
- the LOC131620497 gene encoding paired amphipathic helix protein Sin3-like 3 isoform X3 produces the protein MKRSKDDVYMSSQLKRPMLSSRGEPSGQPQVMSGGQKLTTNDALSYLKAVREMFQDDKEKYDEFLEVMKDFKAQRIDTAGVIERVKELFKGHKDLILGFNTFLPKGYAITLPLEDEQPPQKKPVEFEEAINFVGKIKTRFQGNDRVYKTFLDILNMYRKETKSITVVYQEVSALFQDHADLLEEFTHFLPDTSGAASAHFASARNSLRDRSSAMATARQMHVDKREKTTALHADRDLSVDHPDPELDRGVMRADKEQRRREREKDRREERDRRERDRDDRDYDNDDEKLEMRPNSSACEDKSSLKSMCSPVLAFLEKVKEKLRGPEDYQEFLKCLHIYSREIITRQELLALVGDLLGKYADIMEGFDEFVTQCEQNEGFLAGVMNKKSLWNEGHGQKPMKVEDKDRDRDRDDGVKERDRELRERDRSTGIANKDVSIPKVSLSKDKYVGKPINELDLSNCEQCTPSYRLLPKNYPIPIASQKTELGEEVLNDHWVSVTSGSEDYSFKHMRKNQYEESLFRCEDDRFELDMLLESVNVTNKRVEEILEKVNANIIPGDIPIRIEEHLTALNLRCIERLYGDHGLDVMDVLKKNASLALPVILTRLKQKQEEWARCRADFNKVWAEIYSKNYHKSLDHRSFYFKQQDAKSLSTKALLGEIKEISEKKRKEDDVLLAIAAGNRRPILPNLEFEYADPEIHEDLYQLIKYSCGEVCTTEQLDKVMKIWTTFLEPILGVPSRLRVPEDTEDAVKAKNDSAKTGTTSIGKCHSSPGVGPTMMNPKNLTTSRNGDASVPFEQLNSCKEWQANGVGGVKEDDCLESYRSGPKTETLGSSTLQGKIHIGASIPDEVSRVNKLDHSIEQLVNANVSLSSGMEQSNGRTNINNATGLAATPSRPGYVSSEGGHDLPSSEGADSTRLDMSTNGAITKDTKVHRSHKESVGHFKSEREEGELSPNGDYEEDNFAVYANAGLEAVHKGKDCNTSQQYQNRHGEQNCGEAGGENENESDGSPHRSSDDSENASENGEVSGTESADGEECSREEHEENGDHEHDNKAESEGEAEGMADANDVEGDGASLPYSERFLLTVKPLVKHVRPVLHGKGKNVQIFYGNDSFYVLFRLHQTLYERIQSAKINSSSAERKWRGSNDTGSTDQYGRFMSSLYSLLDGSSDNSKFEDDCRAIIGTQSYVLFTLDKLIYKLVKQLQAVASATDEMDNKLLQLYAYEQSRKPGSFVDIVYHENARVLLHDENIYRIECSSTPPRLSIQLMDYGHDKPEVTAVSIDPNFSAYLHNDFLSVVPDSKEKSGIFLKRNKLKCAWSDEFPSQIMDGVQVTNGLECKIACNSSKVSYVLDTEDSLFRTKRRRRIPHPNNSYREQTSSNICSSRAQRFCKLFSIK